ATGTCCTCTCCGTTGATGACACCGATCGGCGTTTGCGAAAGAAGCGGGGAGATAGCGCCGGTTATGCCTGCGAGCGGAGCAGTGGAGGGAACGTAGACCGCCGGAATCCGACCGCCTTCGTCGAACTCGACCCCGGGGAGTCCCGTGATGGTCAGCAGATCGGCCGAACTGTCGTCCGCCGGATCGTCTTCGATGGTCACCGTGCCGATCTTCCGGCGCATCGGCTTCTCATCCATGACGTTGACGGCATAATAGTTCCATTCGGTCGAAATCAGGTACTCCTTCGAGGGCTGCTCTTTCTGCGGCAGGAAGTCCGAGTAGAGGAACTCGCTCTCCAATCCCGGGTTGTATTTGCCGGTGGTCTTGATGGATGCCGTGAAGAGTTTGCTGGCATATCCGTTGTAAGCCAGTCCGGCGAACGTGTACTCCGTGTCGCCGTTCAGCCCCGTGAGCATGACGCTGTAATGTCCGCCGTTGATGGCGTCGAGCTGCTCTTTGGTGAAATCCTTGCCCTCCTCTTTGAGGAAAGCCGTCATGTCCAATCCTTGGATGTCTTTTGTCTTGAAGACTCCGTGTTTGATAGATTCAATCCCCTCGCCATAGGCCCAGAATTTCGCCGAGTTATCCGTCGTAATGCCCTGTCCCGCGAATTCGTTCGTGGCTTCGAGCCCGATGTTGAGAATGACGGAAACCTTGTCCTCGTCTCCCTTGGCGATATATCCGAACGAAATGGAGGCGTAGCCCTGCATTTTCAGATTCTGCGACGCCGTTTCGCCGCCCTCCGGATTCGCCTCTTCGTCCGAACCGTAGATGCAGCCTACAAGCGTGTACTTGCCGGTGCCGCCTTCCAGATCCTGAACGGAAATCGTCCCCGAAGCGGTGATCGTCTTGATGAGTTCCGCGGCGATCTTGCCATCGGCCATCTCCTGTGCCTTGAGACTCGCCTCGCCGTCGCTCAAATTGCCCGTGAAGATCGCATAGCGGAACTCCCGGATGTCCTCGGAGAGGGTGGCGCCGATTTCGACGACACCGTCTGCGGGTTCGCTTTTAGTGAGGGCCACCGAGTAGTCGTAGACCCTGGCTCCGGGAAGCATGATCCGCTGCAGGCCGTTTGCGTTGGCATAGAAGAATTTTCCGGCATATTCACCTTCGCTCGGTTCGAGCACGATACCCTGCGCCGGGAAGGTAATCACGCCGTTCTTGAGCGTGCCATATTGTCCGGCCGATTCGTCCATGGCGAAATTTTCCGGTGTTTGCGATGCGATGTACCACTCGCCCATATCGGCAAAGAGGGTCAGACCGGTCGATTGGTAGGGATAATAGACCTTGTTCGGATCCGAGGCATCGACATAGGTCCAGACGTTGCGGTTCTCGTGGTTTACCTGTCCTCCGGCGAAGATGTTCATCAGCTCCGGAGTGTAGGCTTTCATGCGGTAATAGCCCTTCTTGTCCGAACGCTCGTAGATTTCAAGTTCAATTTCGGGATTCGGATTAGCATTGGGGTTGTCTATCGACGCGAAGTTGCCCAGAATGTCGTCGCGGTAGCGGCCTTTGGTCTCACCGGTCTTTTCGTCGGTGACCAATTCCCATTTGGCCAGCACGAGCGATATCGAAAGGTTCACCTTATCGGCACCGTAGATCGAAGCGTAGCGCGGATCTTCGATGTTGATATCGCAGGTGTAGGTCGTGCCCATTTGGGCTCCGGGGAAACTGATCGTAAAGGTCGTCTCGTCCTCTCCGGCATCGAATGCGATCGGCTCGACGACGAAAATATTCTCGACGTTGGACTTCACGACGACCGGAACGACGATCGGATCCACGGTGTTGCGCCGTTTGACCGTATAGGTCGCTTCGGTCTGGGTTCCCGGTTCGAACTCCAGATCGGTCCGGGTAGCCTGCTTCTTCGGGAAGTAGACACCGTAGCAATCGGGATTCTCCGCGGTTCCCTGCGTATAGTTCACGTCGTCCTCGCAGCCGGCAAGGACAAGAAGTGCCAGCAGGAACGGTAATATATGCTTGAATGTCTTCACGGTAATTTGCTTTTAGATTTGACAGCTTGATCGCAGATGGTCATCACCCGTTCCACGGCTTGACCGTTTGCGAAGGATCGGGATTGTTCTGCGTGGCGATGACGGGGTTGTTCTGCGTCTCACCGCGCGAGATCACGAAGTTCCAGTAGGGTGCACGGCCTTCCGTATTCAGCCGGTACGAGGCAGGAGAGTTGGTTCCCACATAGCCCCGTCGGGTGGACATGTCGAGCCGCTTCATGTCGAACATGACGATGCCTTCGCCCCAGAACTCGATGCGCTTCTGAAGCATCAGCTCGTTGGTGAAATTTTCAACCGACGACGACATGTTCGTACAGTCGTAACCTCCGCCCACAATGCGGTAATTGTTCATGAACTCATTGAGCAGCCGAATTCCTTCGCCAAGATTTTCATGCGCCTTGGCCTCGGCCTCGATGAAGTACATCTCCTCGACGCGCATGTAGGGATGGTCTGCGGCTCCGCCGACCTTGAAATCCTCATAAGCGCCCTGCGCCGGACGGAACTTGATGTTCGCGTAATCGGGCAGTTCATTGAAGTATTCCTTGCCCTCTTTACGGCAGCTTTTGTAGTCGTAGGACTCCTTCTCCGGGTCTTTGCGGTCGGGATCGAGCCACGAATGGCGGCGGAAGTCGCGCAGGTCGATACTGTTGTAGAGGTTGCTGTTGATGCAGCGGCAGGCGTCGTTTCCGTAGGCGCTCCACGCGTTCTCCGTGCTCATGTGCGCCGTGAAGCAGAACAGGTTGGCAACGCTCTCGCTCGGAAGCGCAAGGCCCCAGATCCAGGCATTGTTCGACATGGCGCTGTTGAAGCCGTTCGAGGGGTCTTCCCACTGCTCCTGCGTCAGGGGTGTACAGCCGCTGGCGTTAATGGCCAAGCGGGCGTACTCGGCAGCGGAAACATAGGCTTCGGCGTCGTTCTTGGCCGTACCGCGCTCAAGCCAGGCCCGGGCTTTCAGTCCGTAGACCAGCGCCGGACTGATCGTATACTTGTCGGGAGCCGTAAAGCCGCTCAACAGTTCTTCGGCCTTGTCCAGGTCGGGGAAGATCACTTGATCGTAGATGTCGTCGACCTTGGCACGGGGGTTGTTCTTGGCCTCGGCCTCGGTAGTCTCGGGCAGTACGATGGGCACGCCCAGCCCGAGAACCCCGGGCGCTTCGGTGTAATTGTTCTCCTTGAACTCGTACAGACGCACCAGATCGAGGTAGAACATGGCCCGATAGGCGTAGGCGAAGCCCAGATAGGACTTCTG
This Alistipes shahii WAL 8301 DNA region includes the following protein-coding sequences:
- a CDS encoding RagB/SusD family nutrient uptake outer membrane protein; protein product: MKKATNITLATLAAALLASSCIKEADPYEIATEDQVTLETLIEGIPASLVQAGSAGYAKDGQAWDFALPAIHIATESMTGDVAIGGNIGYDWFAQWGTNEALGADYAVGALTWDNYYAWIMAANNVIKQIDASDFATLDATQKSYLGFAYAYRAMFYLDLVRLYEFKENNYTEAPGVLGLGVPIVLPETTEAEAKNNPRAKVDDIYDQVIFPDLDKAEELLSGFTAPDKYTISPALVYGLKARAWLERGTAKNDAEAYVSAAEYARLAINASGCTPLTQEQWEDPSNGFNSAMSNNAWIWGLALPSESVANLFCFTAHMSTENAWSAYGNDACRCINSNLYNSIDLRDFRRHSWLDPDRKDPEKESYDYKSCRKEGKEYFNELPDYANIKFRPAQGAYEDFKVGGAADHPYMRVEEMYFIEAEAKAHENLGEGIRLLNEFMNNYRIVGGGYDCTNMSSSVENFTNELMLQKRIEFWGEGIVMFDMKRLDMSTRRGYVGTNSPASYRLNTEGRAPYWNFVISRGETQNNPVIATQNNPDPSQTVKPWNG